The segment tcaatgacaaccctagacaaaTATGCAACTATTGAACATCATctgaaatcaccggatgagtgtcaattgctaacattCCTTGTGGTAAGGGGTTCCTGCCCTTGTACGCAactatatataattttgatgtgttGTAGGTTTTAGTTTGTTTTGCTCTCCCATTTTTGGCTTGTTCAATTTTGGTGCTCCCAGTTTCCCTCCACCTTTCTGCAAAGCAATGACATGTCTTCCTTCTATGCTTTCTAACTCTGTAACCCAATGGATAGGCATTGGTCTTCATTCAAGATTCTGGGTCCCTTGCTTCATCCTTAGCAGTCCttgtccccaatcagagccagttGTTAGCACCCCctccattttcaaatttaaaaattcccACTTTCATTTTATTAGTGGTCTTATTTATCGGTTAAGCCTCCATTGGTGAAACCTTAAAAGATTTTGAGTTCTCACAACCCCAAAGGATGAGCCTTTATCTATCGGGTGATCAGGCGATAACAAAAAATATCCACTACTCAAAATGCCTGATTCTTCCCGATGCTCGATATAGCCTTGTGATTTGATTTCAGGGTATCGGAGATTTCAAAACCTTTTGTTGCATGCTCCATAAGCTCCTAGGTCAATCAATTGTCGTACATTACACAACTCccaaggaataaattgaatgaagatttgCAAATACCTTCTTAATGATTGATTAAACGGCTAAAGGCATGTAAAGGTAGTAGCACGAGCCATagcatttaatatttcaccttttgCAGATGAAATTTAGTACACCACCCTTCGAGTTGGCTAAGTAACGCACACTATCATTGATAATGAGTTTCCTTTGTTAAAATGTTTTGCCTTATGAGAACCAATTACCGGTTGTTAATCCTGACTTAAATTGGCCAAATAGCGAACAAGGGAATATTATCCAAGGGTTACATGCCCTTGCGTGGAAACAACAAACTAATTTTGTAGGATAAAGAAAGACAATCACCTTATTAGGTAAAATTGTGGAGTAGGCTGAAAATCACGAACAACGGTTGCAAGAAGAAATAATTGTGAGAAGAAACCATGGTAATTAGTTCTTCAGACAACAAGGAATATGGTGCTCAAAGGGAAAGCTCCAGTGATACAACTTGATGTCAAATTATGTAGGAGGACATCCTCTTCAATTTGACCAACTTTGCCCAAGAGTGCATATAGGATGAAGAGGAATTTGCAGAGGTTCTCTTGGTACTGATTGAGGAAGAGACAAAGGCTAAAATGATTGAAAACCAAGTTGCGGCTAAGAATTTAGTACCTAGCGGAGAAGTAGAAAATTAGGGTTATTTATGGTATGGGTTTAGTGTTAAAGATgctttttgatgaagttttgtttttctttctagGGTAATTTTTGAAATGGTCATTTTCAAGACCGCTACCTTCCTAGAAACCGTTACTTGAAATTGCAAATGAATGTTAGTTATAGAAAGGGATTTTATTTTCTAGAAAGAGGAGGAATGGGAGGGATCTTTTCATGCAACCTTGTTGTATGGAGCAATGAACCAATGAACTCATGTTTTGacgatgaagaaataaagaagatgtttTTAAATCTTTgagttttttttatgttttcttgaaATTGCAATGAACTACATTTCTTTGTAGTTACTCTTCAATGTTATTCTGCTATAATGAGTTGTACATGTATTTAATTCTGGAGCTTTGAATTCATATTAAAGCATCTATTGAAAATAGTCTTCTATTCTTTCCTAGATAACATATGTGGGTGTGGAATAAGTAAACTTTGTGTTATCTATCTACATTCACTTCATTTTGAGTTTAATCTTTCACATCTACTTCCATACTTATGGGTAGGTGTTAGTTTTCCTTTCCTGCTTTCTAGTGAAAAGCATACCCTGTGTTTTCATTCAATGCATATCATTTGAAGGTAGTTGTGCCTTCTAAAATAAGCAGAGAGCGCTTGCAAATACCATTGCGAGTGACTCAACTATTGGTCAGGTTGTCATTGATATGGGCAAGAGAGAATTAAACTGaagtgacaaatctgttaaccaacaaaaaTCAAAGCTTCCTTCCCTGTACAATCAAATTGGAAAGCTTGGCAACAAGTTTCTCATTTTTTAAAATTGAATGatccttcactttagaacaatTTTATTTTTGCTTTAGCTTCAATTTGGTGGAATAGGCTTATCAATTATCATAATCTTCCATTGGCAATTAGCTTCCCCATATATGCTTATTATTTATTCAAAAAAGGGTTTTGTCATTTTAAAGACATTTGGGATTTTAATTCCTTTGATTAGGTTTCATGGAAAACTATAAAATATAATTATGGGGCGAAGAATatgtttaaataatatatattatttgtgTAGCCCTTGGTTCCAATAGATCCCTCTATGAAGTTTTGTACTCTGAGGGAATGCAATTTTTTCAAAGATTGGAGATGGTTGTCTTTCTGCCATTTCAATTATATGCCTCTAAAGAAGGTTTATATCCAACTCCTTCCTCAATGGTCCCTTACTCGCTTAAATCATAAATGGAAATGCAGATTTAGTGTTAAGTTTTGGACTAAAATGagtttttagatttggaaatccAAATATGATTTTGACACATGTTCTGGCTTGGAAAATTTTACATTTCAAGCTACTCGTTCAAGATAGATTGAAATGTATCATGGTTTAGCCAGTGAGATGTCCTTTTTTCTAGGGGGTGAACACATAAAGCATATATTTTGGGACTTCCCTTAAATTGTAAAGAAACAATGGAATGCTATATTTAAAAACTTTTCTACTATTTTTTCACTACGAATTGAATTTCGAAACAAACTATTTTGGATCTTGATTTGCATAATAATGTGATTGTTGATTGTGTGAGACAAGTTATTTTAAGCCATCTTTCGATGACTAGATGCTCTTTTGTATTCTCTCACAATTCTTATCGAGTAGTTGTAATTCTCAAGCTTTACTTTGACATCTTTTTTCAAAGATTGCTTCTCTTTTATCGAAGCTACAATCCCTTTTGAAGATGAATGTCAATGTCATAGACCAGCTTAAGTGTATCAAAAATCAAGCAATTTGATTTCAAAGATGTAGTGGATTTGGACAAAATCAAATATGTAATGTTAAAGTGGATGAAATGACTATTTCTTTCAGCATTCTAGTGGCTGATGTTAATTTGGTTAATTTGGTTAGTTTGTTTTATTCTTTTTCCAACTACCTGATAATAGCATCATATTCTTTGTAAAACTGCTttgttcattttttaatttttttttaagattctCATATAACCACATATTAATTAAGAACAATTCAAAATATAACATGATTTTGAATTTCAATTGATTAATAGATGTTAATCCAAGATAGCCAATATAAGCATTCATGTGGTGATAACATATAAGCTtttcttttatatttaattaaaaaaaaaaagtgggcATGGACACATCATAATCATTATATTGATCAAAGTACTTATACTTGaagtttgaagaagagatgtgaaTAAAGTTGTGTGTGTTTCTTCTATCATAAGTTACCTATATCTCATATGTCAAGGTTTCAATACCTCTCCTAATGATTTTGTTTACCCTAAAATGTTTGTAGAAAGCAAAATTTAATCATTCATTTAAAAATGACATTTCCACCACACTTCTCCACTCATATGAAATGATGATTATTTAACAGTGGTTATCTAacaaattcaaaatacaatataatttgaaatttcaattagtTAATAGATGTGCCTTCATAACAGACAATACGATGATCACATACATGAGGTAATGATAAATAAGCATCTTTTTATATATGCTTAATAAATGAAGAAGTAGGTGTGGCCGTGGAAATATCATAATCATGATGTTGGTCAAATTACTTGCTCCTGCCATGCCTGCGACCTTTTTGACCTCAACGATAATTAATATATAATCAAAAAGTATTAGAAGATTTGGTTCAGTCGGAAGAAGATACTGACAGTTTAGCAAATCCATTAACCTGCTTCGAAAAATTTTGGCCTTTCCCCAACTCATAGCTATTGAGTTTCCACATGGTCACATCATTTCTGCTCGCTGGACATTCATGGAAGTTACGAGCTTTATTTTATTGCTTTTTGTCATTAAGTAATCACAATAGTGCAAAGAAATTACTGATATAAGTAttcataatctcttcttgtttctgaTTTAATTGTGAGAGTTTTTCATTAACATTTTACGCTATGATTCATCAGAATATACACATTTAAATTCAAGAACATTGTTGTGAAAAAAATCCATTTGCACTCGACAGCCATTCATGGGTGTTGCAGTTTTCATAATATTATTATCATTGTTGTGTAGTAGGCAATCATGATAGAGCAAAGAAACTCAAATTCTGTAGTATGCATTTTTTTGTCAtttacacacacaaaaaaaagctTTACATACATGATCTATTCATTCCATGAAAAGAATCAAAACAAGCACTCTTTTAACAAACTTAGACAAACATTATATCTCTGCAGAAGTTGAACGATGCAAAACAGAGCCAAAATTTTCAGCAATAGGCTCGAGGCTAGGTTTCCACTCAGAAATCTTCTGCTGGTGCTTCTCCATGGTCGACAGGGAGAAGGACGCCACGAGCTTTTTCATCACCTCTTGCCCATCATTACCCAGAAGAGAAACGGCCTCCTTTTTACTCAGTCGAATAGTCAGGCGCATTCCTGATCCATTCTTACACGCCGAAACAATTCTTGCTTTTAACTTGTTAACCATTTTTTCCTTGGATAAACCTTCATTTTCAGAAGCCAAACCAGAATCTGCAGAAACAGGGGATAGTGCAAAAGGAATAAGAAGGTAGAGGCTACCGGGTCGAAGCTCTGAGCTGTGAGGAAGAGGTCGACTGTAATCAACCGGTCGACGAACAGAACCTGCTTCAAAAACCCCATGATTTGGATTATCACAAACTATTTCCTTCACATACACAGGACTCGGCAGATTCATCACAGTACCGTCGACTTTTTTAATCTTTACGGATCGACGCTCTCGTTTTGTAAGTCCTCCGAGAAAGTTCCCCATTATAGATCTTCTCTGCTTGTTCTGCAATtgaaaatgcttaatcatatgcaTAATCGATTTGAGACACGGCTTGAACATACGTTGAAAACGCCCAATGGATATACAATGGCGTTCCCTATTTAAGAACAGGGCAGTCTAATGGGAGCGAGCCCAAATTCATTAATTTTGCTTTTGGCCATGACAGGACGTGTAAACCTAACTCAAGGACAGAATTTATACTGTTTAAATTCTGCAGGTAGTTGGACAGTGAGGAATGTGGTCGTCTTTCATTGCTACCCAACTACTTATGTTTTCATCCGCAGATTGCAATTGACTAAGCTGGTTAAAATCTACAAAATTGAACGAGTTTGGTGACGCAGtaaatgcaagaagctgagaaacAGACAGCTTTTATTCGCGAAGGAGGAAGATTATTAACAGTCGGTGACTTTTATTTATTTCCGAACTATTCTGCGAAAGTAGATTAGATTGTATGAGATGATTTCGTCATTCGCACCGTCACGTCGAGTGAAAGATGTGTGAGAGAGAATGAGTGCTGCCGTACGTACTAGGGTGTGGAATTAATTTAAGCCATTTAGTACTCACATGCCCCAACTGTTCTCTGGTCATTTATCATTTATACCAACTGCAAGGTTTTTCATTATGAGAGTATTGAGCAGTTGAGCAGTTGagcatttaattttgttttttagttAAAAGGCTGTTTAAATTTTATGtaacattttttaattattttaaattttttaagtagTTTAGGGCTTATAGTTAACTTCACACATCTTAAGTTCTTAAATCTGATTTTGACACTTTTTTGTTCGTCTTCGTATGCGACTACTTATAGTTATTGTTCTAGGTTATGATAGTAAAGACAAATGTTGTGGGATCCGTTATGTGTGCAAGGGTTAAAAAGTAGTCATCTGAACCAAAAAATTTGCACAATTGATCCAATTATACACAAATGCCCTAATAATCATGCACTATTGGTACTAGTAAAGCTACGCAACTGAtctatttaataactttttttttcaaaaaataggtAGCTATTAGTCCACTAGATGATTCTTTAATGGACTTTTAATTAACCAAATCCAATAAACAGCAATTGGAACATGGGCGGCAACAAGTACTCTTCCATTACTTAGCAAGTCCCTTACTTATAATTATGGTTTCATGgttacatcatcaaatatgatgccacatcaacatggtTTTTATTGAGGTGTCCAAAAGGACCCAAAAAATAAGTGATTGACAGTCGTGCACTAAGTCATGATGGTCTCAATTTTTCGGAGTCAAATAAGATACTGAGAGTTCAAATAAGGTATGCTAAGAGTTCATCTCCTTGAACTCtcattcatcttgatgatggatcacagagtgtgatccgaaacattgatgatcaagaatttgcacacaatcaaatccagaaactgttTATTTCAAAAGAGACTTGTCAAATTAAataatgttaaacaaaataatataattaGAATGCTCAATTTATACCTTATtaaccaaaaaagtaaaaataaaactatatcttgaaaacattgaaaatctaaatatttaatttttcaaattggcACATTTATAGCTCCATCGACCCATTTTTTTTAAACCACATCAAAAGTCCtcatcattaaaaataaaataattacaataacTACTTTGTAGAGGAATTTGGTAAGCCACGTGGCGGACTTTAATCCAGCATAAATGTATAGTCTATCCATGTGTGCCCAACCAGATGTGTATTGAATTAGATAGGAAGGCCACGTCATAAAGATCACGAAATGGTGGTGGGCCCAAGGAATCTTTTAATGTGCCTCTTTTCATACGAGATATACCTAGGTAGCTAAATGGCAAATCGGGGTTGTTTTATATATAAGAGGATTACGACGGACTTAAATCAGACCCGTCAATTCGGTGTTATAGATTATGACGGAAGATGATGATGGTAAGGTCAAACTTAGGTGATCGTGATTAGTCTTAAATTCAATGTCATCTTAACCTATATTAAATATGACTTAATTTCAAGTCGAGTCTTTATTTGGTCAAACATCATCACCCCGCATTGTTCGGAAGGTCATTAATGGGTTTCAGGTAAAACACCTGCCATCGAATACTTTCATTGTCCAAAGTATACCTTCTAGTGTGTTGGAGTGATCCTTCATAATGGAAACTTAACTCTCAAAACCAAATTTCTAAGTTCAAACAATGTTAACTTCCATCGAATTCAATATATGTGAGGATCACATGGGCTACATTTTATATGTTTGTGTAACGTGAGGTGGGTTGGTATATTAGGAAAATATTTAATAAGGAGATTGAATAAGGAGAAACTTGCTCTTATAAATTGATAGATTTTTTTTCTATTATTCATCTATGAAAAAATTTAGCTATCAAATATTGAGGTTTCCACAATTCAATCATACACGATCTTATCCAAAAATCTACTACAAAAAATTCTATAGATTGTAGAAATCTTATATCACTAAATATTGAGGTACCAAAGATTTTATATTAGAGTAATCCCTTAGATTACAAAGTGATTGCATGCACAAAATCATTTTTATAACACTTAATTTGTATTCAAAGAAACTTAAATTGACCTACAAACATTTATGAAATTATATGAAATCcaaatcatttattaaattgaaAGCATTAATTTTTTATACTACAACGATTGAATTATATATGACATTAGCACTTAATCATATTTCCCAAATCTAAGTGCCCTATCAATTGCATTTAGaaagaatttatttaaaaagtAGAAAGAGCTATGAAAGTTAAAAATATACTTTTTCAATGTGTCATCAAAATCTTCATCGGAAACAGATTTACTATATATTTGTGGTCGACAAGCATGAGAAGAGGTGGATGAGGGTGTCGACTGCAATGGGAGAGGAATGAGAAAATAGAGGCGACCTGGTCGAAGCAGTGTGGTTGGAGAAAGAAGTCGACTGTACATACTCAATCGACGGCTCTGATCTGCTTCAAATATTTCATGATCTGGATAATCAGCAATTATTTCTTTAACATTCACAGGACTCCACACTTTTGTCACCTCCCCATTTGCCCACATAATCTTCACTCTCCGACGCTTCTCCTTCGCAACTGGACTAAAGCAATTAATACGCATGTTtactattcttcttcttcttcttcttctgcttcgCTAGTGATACTGCGACAGACACAATTCTTTTCTCAATAACGAAAATTTCGAAGAGGTGATGATTATGGAATGATTAGTATGCTATGCTGATATGGGGATCTTAAAATATACAAACCATGTCTGCGCATGCTTATTTAATATATTATCTCATTCAACGTAGACGTCATTAGTGACAAATTTGGTGGGACAATGTTTTGTCTTGTGGTCAGATTAAAATTGAAATTGCTAAATCAATTGGCAAAGTTGGTGGCGCCTATGACCAATTTGGTCATAAAAAGCACGTTAAAACATgtcatcatatatatgtatataaattttaATCTACGTGTGGCGAGTCACTTGTGTGGTGAATGAGCTACAAAGACCATGCCACCAAGAACGCTCAACGGGTTAAGGAATCTTTTATTGGAGTTCCGTTCACATTAAACAAATACTAAATATTGGTAAAGGAAAATGACATTACGTTTGTCCAATATAACTAGAGATGCATTGCAGCGTAGTTCTTGTCATATTTGGTATGTCAATTTTGTCGGGGGTTTGGTTATTACAGTCATTTTATACatcttttacaaattttaattTCTATGTACAATCATAACTAAACAACCGTTTCAATTATTATAAGATTTTTTTTGTCTTTAAATTGAATCATTTCTTCAAATAAGGTTGCAATCCCAAACTATTTGCATGAGTAGGACTATTGTCAAAAATTGAAGATTGGACTAGAGTTGTATGGAAACCATCACGGAATGTATGCCTTCTTGAACTCTAAGAATACAAGTAAAATATGCTAACTATTGCACAACTTTAAATCTGTTGTTTTAACCTCAAAAGCTTAAAATCAAAACAATTCAACTACAAGAAATATGCTAAACATTTAACTCACACTTTGGTTGGAGGGGACTCCTTTGAGATAGGGAGTGCTCGATGCCTATACATAAAAGTTAAGTACAATTATgtattaaaaagaaaataaaaagtttGTGAAACTATTGAAATTTGATGCACTAGAATTAACTCCATATTGAAAAAAGAATTAGAAGCAATAATCTAACAAAAAACTTGTGAATTTGAAGTTTCACTAATTATTGCACAATCAATCTCAAACGgcccaaatatatatttttttaaaatacaagaaaaatcaatatttaaatagaAAATTCTATTTTTAAGCCTTTAATTGATTTAATATTTGAAAGCTTAGTTTGAACAAATGTTGAATTTTGTGTATGGAAGGGTTCCAATGGAAAAGGGTAAGTGGAGGTCCTAAGAACTTGACCAATGAAATACCCTTGCCATGACATCTAGCTAGAGGATAATGCTTAAAGAAAATTTATAAATGAAAGAAAAGCTTTATATATAATTATAGAAACTTGAAAGCACAACTGATAGTTATATTGCTTGTTTTTTGAATGTTGAGTTGTAcaaaatagttttaatggtttgaaGTAGAAGTAATAGTTCTATTGTAAGAACTTCAATTTGAAGTAGAACCTTTAATTATGCAGATCTATTTTTTGATTTTGAAGTAGatgttaaaatatttatatttgaaattgaaattcaaaCAATTATAGAATCATTATTTGACTTGAAACTCAAGcaatagttttatttttttacttGAAACTGGAGAATTAATTtactatttatttaaattttgcGAAAAAGTAGTAATTTTAGAGTTCTCTTTAAGAAGTTGAAGCtatacaaaaaaagaaaagaaaagtagatACTTGTCTTACATTAAGACTATAAACCATGAAAGATGCAATGGTGCAGGGAGGGTGAAACTAGTTGATACATGAACTTGTTCCTGCAAAAAAATGATGTATCCCTTGGCTTCAAGAAGAATAGAGGTATTACCATTGTGCAAGATACTTAGagcaattatatttatattttgtcAAAAACCAAAATAATCatggacatgcatgcaaaatagtgTTAAAGAAGAATGGTTTTGACTCTAATAGACTAATAGGGTACAAATTCTATGTACAATATGTTTTTTTATTCCAAAAGGTTCTTCACATTATTTATACACAATAAAAAATGGCTTAAAATCAAATTGTACAAAGGTTTGAAGTGCAATTTACCTTTTTGATGGGAGAGACAAATTGTTGCAGAGTAATTATGCATTCCCATAGCTTTTCTTTCCTCATGTACCAAAATAAAAGAAATAGTTAAGGGAAGTTTCTACATTATCTCTAAGTTTTCTACTTTTATTTTTTGTAGATAAGATTTGTATAGGGTTTGGTATTAATCAGGCAACCTTCATTGGAGAACTCATGAAAGCCTTTGTCTTAGGCCTCTTGAAAGTCCTATTGCTTAGCCTTGCTTGACCATTGTGCATTCTCCACCTTCACCTACATGTAGATTAATTAAATAGACAAGCAATGAGACATAATACTCTATAAAAGGAAAAGTTtgtaaaaaatgataaaatataaattaaaaatattagattataATACTCAAGCCAAATTTTAGTAAGGAAAGATTTTCATAAGAATGtttgaaaatataataattttctaGAAAATTTGTTTGGCTGTTATGAAAAACTAATAAATCAAATGCTAAAACAATAGAAAATCTTATTAAAACTTGGGTAAAATTTAGCAAGAAAGTATGAAAACTTCAAAATACCAAATTTATGAAGAAGCATCAAGGACGTTAAAAttataaatagaaaaaatatttaGACATTCAAGAAGTGGTTAAATAACAGAACACCAAAGAATGACATAATTGATTAAGTGAATATAAAAAAACAAAGGATTTGTGGCTTTCTTTCATGGTGGAGACTTAGTGTTATATTCTCAAGACATATTATGTAGTTCCTAATAGGGTAACCTACCAAATCCATGGTAATATTGAGGAAAGAGATATCCCTTACTTAAAAACCCTTCAAAATTTTAGCCACTTCTTGCATTTTTTTGCAGTGTGTTTATGTGCAAAGAAAAATGTTGCACTACACCATATATCAAAAAATTGCAAAAGCTATGATGAAAGAAATGTCAAAaccttgagaaattaaaaaaaataagaagaTTGCATGAGCTCATTACAAATTTTTGGACTATATTATTGCTTGAAGAAGTAGAAGGGGGAGAATTGGAGGGACTACCATGACGTTTTTGCTATTGAATATTAGGAGTTGTTAGAAGCATcaagcttgtatggttgtcattaatgtgaaACCCGGTTATCCGGATGGATATTGGTTCGGATATGCTTTGTCAGAGCTTGGGTATCTAGATAGAGTTTGGTCTAGATACTCTTCTAGTGTTGGTTGTGATATCCTATATTTAGGGTGGTCCGGAAAGCTTTTTGTGCCCTTTGGATATGTCATTATTTTATTTGCAGTTtagtggatcatgttcttttggtctggatatgtgttggaagatgtattgaggtgattatttgggtctcactttggttTGTGTAGATCTGCACGGAGTATTTTGCATCAAAAGTGGTTGTGTGGCCAACTAGTTGATTATATATACACATTATACTTTGTAACATCTTTTTGCATGTGTTAGCATGTGCAGATTGTCGGATTGTTTTTGGGATGATGTATTATAACATGTTTTGGTTACATTGGCCgaaggttgtttggagctatgtgttcactggttttttgttcatgtgttgtcatgtgggagatggcatagtagttcctttatctctttcttttgttggtgtggagaacatgggagaatgttggagacatggtgtgagagtggtacttgcaaGTTATCggtttacatgatgttcatattgatgtggatgttcttgatactacatggttacacttctatgatatgttgttagtggattcataATATTggcattacctatgcagtgggagttccttggtgtacatatgtggcaggtattgcacttggggcttatggttacatgttacaggttgcatatatgttgatgagatgttattcacttggtttgtatgccttggaggcatgtatagttggTGTGTTAGCACTTGCTATGGGTGTTATTTCAATTATGTAAACAACTACCTTTTGCGTTGGATACCTTTAGATTAGTGTTTGTGTTCGGATATCAGTTGGTgtaggacttatcatttgttgcaacagattgtgtggctttctctttggatggtcttttcatgtccagtggcaatggcatgatggagggtgggagaattcatgtatgaggtggtggtcactttgtttcttgttaaAGGTATCTTggtggagcacatggagcacttggattccatgatagTATATGTGCGTGGAGAGATCAATTTCTTGTTCATGTGACatattacttcttggcccttatgcaatgtatacaacaagtgggagaatgttggggaaatggtgttgtacaccttgcataataatgttttattgttgcattattttattattttgtgaggtggacatgaaattatattgtaatatcatattgtattgttgcacctaggaacacctagatggacgtgcaacatgtagagattcccttggaatattcttgtaaccacttgatgagttgtattgacacattggtattattatactgtatttatttaatattggggaatgtaattgtgatgaagtacttggtgcaatattaaatgtgggtcgagggtaggtaggaaaaatattatattttattgtcacatggttttgggcacatagTTTTCAtgtaccacttggtggtt is part of the Cryptomeria japonica chromosome 10, Sugi_1.0, whole genome shotgun sequence genome and harbors:
- the LOC131063418 gene encoding uncharacterized protein LOC131063418, with translation MFKPCLKSIMHMIKHFQLQNKQRRSIMGNFLGGLTKRERRSVKIKKVDGTVMNLPSPVYVKEIVCDNPNHGVFEAGSVRRPVDYSRPLPHSSELRPGSLYLLIPFALSPVSADSGLASENEGLSKEKMVNKLKARIVSACKNGSGMRLTIRLSKKEAVSLLGNDGQEVMKKLVASFSLSTMEKHQQKISEWKPSLEPIAENFGSVLHRSTSAEI